The following nucleotide sequence is from Aedes aegypti strain LVP_AGWG chromosome 3, AaegL5.0 Primary Assembly, whole genome shotgun sequence.
gtttggaagaactggAGGGGTTATTCGTAGAcgaaatgttggagaaatttgGAGTCCAATACATTTCTAGAGGAGCCTAATAATGAATCACTTGTTGAATTCATTGAGgtattctataacattccccagaaaatcaTTCCCCCGAAAACCGttccccagaattccgttctccagaatgaaccattccccagaaagctatatgtacattcattttttttttcatttgcgtGTGTCACTGATGTGACAGGCTAAGGTCTGATGTGTCAACAAAACAATAGTTAGTCATGCTGTTTACATTGAAAacgatttatgaaaaaatgggtCATTAATCTTTCAAAACCAAAGTTGCTCGTGAAAGCTTAAAATGTGCTGATtcgtacaggccgactgcgatacaattcgaatcgatctatatcacatcaacctcatgctgtctactccatcaccataATTGCCACGTGATCACttattctgcagtgattatgatctagagtgcgatgtcgcatcaccgctgttggttgtcaaatcaaagtgatattgatagctcacAAGtcatattgatagttttagagcatcagccatcagctgatataaTCTATATTAAGCAGCTCTACTCAAAACAGTAGTTCACAATTGAGAAATCACTATTATGTATTGTAGAGTAATCTGTACTTTACTACCTATACTTATAATCAGAATTTCAAATATTCtggaataaaaatcatcaacAGAGCTCTTCGAACAACTTGTTCGAAGTTGGCTAAGATAGCTTTCAAAATCTTTAGTTCTTAGTTTCCTAGATCAACTCATTGCCTGGTTCCGTCAAATTATGGTATATTACAACTGCAGCatgagaaaataattgaaaaatttaaattttgacgaaaatgagCGTTTGTATCAGATATGAGCTGAGATATGAGGGTATGGACCAGGtatttcctgaatttttcttCAGGTTGTTTTCGGAAGCATTATACTACATAAGTAGTtctgttttcaaaaaatataccaataagaagccgtccataaatgacttagcattttttcactgattttttacaccccaaACAAacccaaacaaaaaaaaataaaaaaaaaaacttttagtcAATTTTTTACCGACacgattcaaaatgctacgtctactagttgggacccctccctccccctcgtcacacatcgtcacacaTTCGTGAagtcccccctcccccctaaaatgctacgtcatttatggacgacccctaattaaaactttcaattttccagaaatttttgaaaatgtgctGAATTTGGGTCCAAGcgttatttcagatttttttttcaaaagatttcttaTAAATATGctcagtttgttttttttttctaagaatatactcaggaaattctccaaaaattctgaaGACGCTTTATTAAATTCTTCGAAAAAGAACTTCTGGAATccagaaaatctttgaaaagcAAACATTTTAGTAATTATGTTTGAACGGAATTtgatatgatatgatatgataaAGTCATGCAGTGGTTAAACTTTGGAAATCAAATCCAATAGGCGAAGAAATTACAAAACTTCGGTTCGAATAAAGATCAATTGGGCGAATTAGGGGCATATGAGACGAGGCgcaaaaaatccaataagtaacgcGACTTTCATACGAATCCTCGAAAACATGCCACCGATCGATGGAACTGAAACATccgccgaacaatatagttaagaggtcgaggcgacaaatttttgcttgtctagtgttagtagtgaccaacgctACAACATCTAGCCCAGGACGTTAGGTAACGATTTGTCGCTTCGATTGCGTTGTttatatggccctctgttagttttcaacttctattcatttctctcgtcgctcgcttgcgattctatccatcataTTCTTTCATTACTTTCCTTGCTTCCTTCCACTTTGAGAAGTATTGCATTCACCGATAAAAGCCAATAAAAAGCTCATTATGATAATATAACTTATTATTAGCATTCAATTCCTGAATGCATTAAGAATATTTCGATGAATACCTCGATAAGAAAACCTAGGCAAAATATCGCAATACTAAAATATTAACTAAAATAAATTACCTGTAGCGTATCGTCGTGAAGAATTAAATGAAGTATTCTAAGAAAAAAgagaatacatttgaaaaaaaaacattctatgtgattactgaaaaaaaaatctattgaagtATTACTAAAATATTCCTAGGAATTTAAAATGCTTTTATTGAAATGATTGaagactgaaaaaaatcttcaaatttttttagagaaacctGTAGTTGTAATTAGtaaaattcttacaggaatctttgacattttgaaaaatgttcagagTATTACCTGTGAAAATTCCTGATGATTCTTTTCAaatcagaattcactgcaaggagaagggaaatagtgactttaaagaccgttttggttaaaaaagagACCTACTataaaaaatagaaacttttcAGATATTAGTATTAAAATATACACCAAGTCTCTGGAAGTAAAACATCTAGTTAAGTAAATAGGGTCATACAGACTTATCTTTTCTATTATCGTTCCAGTGTCAAGGCCAACGGAGTGGAGATATCTTCCGCACAGTTCATGTTCACGGACAAGAACCATCCAGTGAGGCACGACTTCGAGCACATCGTTGATACCTACTATGGGGAGAATCTGTTCGAAGCTTTGGATTTCAGTTCCTCGAACGAATCGCTACGCGATAGCTACAACTACATCAACAAAGTCGTTTCCGATGCAACCAAAGGACAGATCAAGCGGGCAATCCATCCAACAAATCTTGACCAGGCTCGACTGCTGTTGCTTTCGGTATTGTTCTTCCAGGGAGAATGGACGGTAAGGCATCCTTGATCAACCCTGATCACCTCAACTATCTACATTTCAGTGAACTATCTACCTTTCAGTTCCCGTTCAATCGATCGCACACCAACGAAAGCACTCCTTTCTACGACGAAAACGAACGAATCGTGGCTTCCGTCCCGATGATGTTCCAGAAGGCCATTTTGCCGTTTGCTGCCTTCCGTGAGTTGGAAGCCCAAATCGTAGAACTTCCCTATGGAAGCGATCGTTTTATGAGTATGTTGGTGATTCTTCCGCGGAAAGGTGTGCCCCTTCATGAGGTTGTCCAGAGATTGGCCAACTTTAACATGGAAATGATCTACAAAGAACTCAGACAGGTGGCAGAGGAGTACGAGGACGACGAGGTGGAAGTGTTTCTACCTCGGTTCCAAATTTCCTCTGATTACGTCCTGAAGTCGGTGCTGTTCAATGTGAGATCCTTGTCTTACCATCCCTAATAAGCTTGATTTGACATCACTTCCATTTTATTCGCAGATGGGAATGCGGGAAGCATTCCACACTGGCCTTGCGCAGTTCAACAAGATCGCCAGCGATATCGTCGTGAATGATATTTTCCAGAAGAACAAGATCGTCGTCAACGAGGAGGGAACGACCGCGTCTTCGGTGTCCGGTGCCGTTTTCGTGAACAAAGCCACCCCGCCGAGGTTCATCGCGAATCGGCCGTTTGCGTTCCTGATCGTCGACAAGCGCAACGATCTGATCCTTTTCATGGGTCAGGTGAAGGATCCGAGGACGCTTTGAGGGAGTTGATATTGATTGTATAATAAAGTTGCCACGATCTTAGCATTtttcatcaaatgacaaattaaatcgtacgttctttttatttttgacatAGGATAAAACAAGTGTGTCCCAAATATGCAACAATTGAAACAATGAAGTGTTTGTAGAGCTACTTTAGAGCTACAGAAGTGTCGAAAACGGTGTATACGGTAAACTATGCAAAACGATATCTCAGCTGATAACTGATTTAAGAAGACCGATTGAAATAGTATGCAACCATGGCTGAGAACCGTCCACAAAATTTGCCCATCTCCCA
It contains:
- the LOC5575375 gene encoding serine protease inhibitor 77Ba isoform X1; this encodes MRIFAFLQRMIKKTAMAASTSGKGNGMFVWSAVIFALNAIVAGQGPSIDQSTVNNPVQQQMPNAINENFYKGSQNFSLNFFKQVSLTVDNDRNVTTTNIFVSPLSVWTLLALLSEGAEGETLREILEVMSVQDQNLIKHHFKSFQETINVKANGVEISSAQFMFTDKNHPVRHDFEHIVDTYYGENLFEALDFSSSNESLRDSYNYINKVVSDATKGQIKRAIHPTNLDQARLLLLSVLFFQGEWTFPFNRSHTNESTPFYDENERIVASVPMMFQKAILPFAAFRELEAQIVELPYGSDRFMSMLVILPRKGVPLHEVVQRLANFNMEMIYKELRQVAEEYEDDEVEVFLPRFQISSDYVLKSVLFNMGMREAFHTGLAQFNKIASDIVVNDIFQKNKIVVNEEGTTASSVSGAVFVNKATPPRFIANRPFAFLIVDKRNDLILFMGQVKDPRTL
- the LOC5575375 gene encoding serine protease inhibitor 77Ba isoform X2; the encoded protein is MRIFAFLQRMIKKTAMAASTSGNGMFVWSAVIFALNAIVAGQGPSIDQSTVNNPVQQQMPNAINENFYKGSQNFSLNFFKQVSLTVDNDRNVTTTNIFVSPLSVWTLLALLSEGAEGETLREILEVMSVQDQNLIKHHFKSFQETINVKANGVEISSAQFMFTDKNHPVRHDFEHIVDTYYGENLFEALDFSSSNESLRDSYNYINKVVSDATKGQIKRAIHPTNLDQARLLLLSVLFFQGEWTFPFNRSHTNESTPFYDENERIVASVPMMFQKAILPFAAFRELEAQIVELPYGSDRFMSMLVILPRKGVPLHEVVQRLANFNMEMIYKELRQVAEEYEDDEVEVFLPRFQISSDYVLKSVLFNMGMREAFHTGLAQFNKIASDIVVNDIFQKNKIVVNEEGTTASSVSGAVFVNKATPPRFIANRPFAFLIVDKRNDLILFMGQVKDPRTL